The genomic region CGCCCACACCGCCGCCACCGTCACCGTCTACCAGGCGTACTCCCCGTCCCTGGGGGTACCGGCGGCCCGCGGCGGCCGCTTCCCGCCCGCCTGGAAGCGGGAGCGGATGACGTGGATCAAGCCGTCGTTCCTGTGGATGATGTACCGCTGCGGCTGGGCAGCCAAGGCCGACCAGGAGACGGTGCTGGCGATCGACATCACCCGTGAGGGCTTCGACCGGGCGCTGCGCGAGGCCTGCCTGTCCCACTACGAGCCGGGTGTGCACGCGGACCGCGGCGCCTGGCAGCAGTCGCTGCGCGCGACGTCGGCCCGCGTCCAGTGGGAC from Streptomyces sp. NBC_00190 harbors:
- a CDS encoding DUF4291 domain-containing protein, with protein sequence MSNAVSFGVPNRQIRAAHTAATVTVYQAYSPSLGVPAARGGRFPPAWKRERMTWIKPSFLWMMYRCGWAAKADQETVLAIDITREGFDRALREACLSHYEPGVHADRGAWQQSLRATSARVQWDPERDLHLNTLPYRSLQLGLSGPASRAYADEWTVAIRDVTPLAREIHGLLRSGDGATAQALLPVETPYAAGPLPHLGA